A genome region from Meriones unguiculatus strain TT.TT164.6M chromosome 19, Bangor_MerUng_6.1, whole genome shotgun sequence includes the following:
- the LOC110556165 gene encoding putative olfactory receptor 2W6, with translation MEKSNDSSEYGFILVGFSDRPRLEMILFIVNFTLYSVAVLGNTTIILVCILDPRLHTPMYFFLANLSFLDLCFSTSCIPQMLVNLWGPDKTISYAGCVVQLFSFLSVGGIECILLAVMAYDRYVAVCKPLHYMVIMHPQLCVRLVGVAWGSGLINAIVMSPLTMTLSRCGRRRVNHFLCEMPALIKMACVDARAVEMLAFTFAILIVLLPLTLILVSYGYIAAAVLRIKSAAGRRKAFNTCSSHLTVVSLFYGSIIYMYMQPGNSSSQDQGKFLTLFYNLVTPMLNPLIYTLRNKEVKGALKKVFGRH, from the coding sequence ATGGAGAAGTCCAATGACAGCTCCGAGTACGGTTTCATCTTAGTAGGCTTCTCTGATCGCCCTCGCCTGGAGATGATACTCTTCATAGTGAATTTTACTCTATATTCGGTGGCTGTGCTGGGGAATACAACCATTATCCTTGTGTGTATACTGGACCCTCGGCTTCACACGCCGATGTACTTCTTTCTGGCAAATCTTTCATTTCTGGATCTCTGCTTCAGTACCAGTTGCATCCCACAAATGCTGGTAAACCTCTGGGGCCCAGACAAAACCATCAGCTATGCGGGTTGTGTGGTCCAACTTTTCTCCTTCCTGTCGGTCGGGGGTATAGAGTGCATCCTCCTGGCCGTCATGGCGTACGACCGCTACGTCGCTGTCTGCAAACCTTTGCACTACATGGTCATTATGCACCCACAGCTGTGTGTGAGGCTGGTGGGTGTGGCCTGGGGGAGTGGACTCATCAATGCCATCGTCATGTCACCACTAACAATGACCCTGTCCAGATGTGGCCGTCGCAGAGTTAATCATTTCCTTTGCGAAATGCCAGCTTTGATCAAGATGGCCTGTGTGGACGCTCGCGCGGTGGAGATGCTGGCCTTCACCTTCGCCATCCTTATTGTCCTGCTGCCCCTCACGCTGATTCTTGTCTCCTATGGCTACATCGCCGCGGCTGTGCTGAGGATCAAGTCGGCTGCGGGGCGGCGGAAAGCCTTCAACACCTGCAGCTCCCACCTCACCGTGGTCTCCCTGTTCTACGGAAGTATCATTTACATGTATATGCAGCCCGGAAATAGCTCTTCCCAGGACCAAGGGAAATTCCTCACTCTCTTCTATAACTTGGTGACGCCAATGCTGAACCCTCTCATCTATACTTTAAGGAACAAGGAAGTGAAAGGGGCACTGAAGAAGGTTTTTGGGAGGCACTGA